The Primulina tabacum isolate GXHZ01 chromosome 16, ASM2559414v2, whole genome shotgun sequence genome window below encodes:
- the LOC142528622 gene encoding gamma-interferon-responsive lysosomal thiol protein-like, which produces MDALRLLFVSFMITASFSSGSASKVKLELYYESLCPYCSNLIVNYLYEVFESDIASITDLKLIPYGNAKISPNGTIICQHGINECILNTVEACAIDAWPDVKDHFPFIYCVESLVYHKNYTHWETCFQKLNLDSSAVASCYVSERGKELELAYAAETSALQPPHKYVPWVTVDGQPLYDDYRNFISYICNAYKGTTKPSACGESSMRRSIRKVMMDSMASLYTEVTYKSKMSQIRQYILKWLDQLIQ; this is translated from the exons ATGGATGCTCTTCGTTTGCTCTTCGTTTCATTTATGATCACTGCATCTTTTTCATCTGGGTCTGCGTCGAAGGTGAAGCTCGAGCTCTACTATGAGTCCCTTTGCCCCTACTGTTCCAATTTGATCGTTAATTACCTGTACGAGGTTTTTGAGTCCGACATTGCTTCAATCACCGATCTGAAGCTCATCCCATATGGCAACGCTAAAATCAGTCCTAATGGAACCATCATTTGCCAG CATGGAATAAATGAATGCATACTGAACACTGTGGAGGCATGTGCAATCGATGCCTGGCCAGATGTG aaagatcattttccatttatCTACTGTGTGGAGAGTCTGGTGTACCACAAAAATTACACCCATTGGGAAACATGTTTCCAGAAATTGAATTTGGATTCCTCTGCTGTGGCTTCTTGTTATGTCAGCGAGCGCGGTAAAGAG cttgaacttgcatatgCAGCTGAAACAAGTGCACTTCAACCACCTCATAAATATGTACCATGGGTTACCGTAGATGGGCAGCCGCTCTATGAT GACTATCGAAACTTTATCAGCTACATCTGCAATGCATATAAAGGAACTACCAAGCCATCTGCTTGTGGTGAATCATCAATGAGAAGAAGCATTCGAAAGGTGATGATGGACTCAATGGCATCCCTCTATACAGAAGTCACATACAAGTCAAAGATGTCTCAAATCAGGCAATATATACTGAAATGGTTGGACCAACTAATACAATAA
- the LOC142529142 gene encoding uncharacterized protein LOC142529142: MDVQKGLLPLNSTYFHQEKSMDDWRQSVLLNMELEEELRIRDEQIAQLQEMLHVTIKERNEAQEKCQNVFFEKILIQQRLNQSAPNSGISSIEEDDPIKGIELTNVFSSSDCDESIVSSPHHLPPPQLPPPAGEVEQEFPLLLERSLPEKGKLLQAVMKAGPLLHNLLLAGPLPRWRQPPPPLDTNQIPPPPVVIPSSPTSLTTLMSSQSINQESLQSNILKVYKKRPLSENSDYSPVELRHQKIFLQSPLII, from the exons ATGGATGTTCAAAAAGGCCTCCTTCCTCTAAACAGTACTTATTTCCACCAAGAAAAG AGTATGGATGATTGGAGGCAATCTGTGCTGCTGAACATGGAGCTGGAGGAAGAACTCAGGATCAGAGATGAACAAATTGCCCAACTCCAAGAAATGCTACACGTAACCATTAAAGAGAGAAACGAAGCTCAAGAAAAGTGCCAAAATGTGTTCTTTGAGAAGATTTTGATTCAGCAGAGATTGAACCAATCTGCTCCGAATTCTGGGATTTCAAGCATCGAAGAAGATGATCCCATAAAAGGGATTGAATTAACCAATGTCTTCTCTTCCTCGGATTGTGACGAGAGTATTGTTTCGTCTCCACACCACCTCCCGCCGCCGCAGCTTCCTCCGCCAGCAGGAGAGGTGGAACAAGAGTTTCCCCTCTTACTCGAAAGGTCATTGCCGGAAAAGGGGAAGCTTTTGCAAGCAGTGATGAAAGCGGGGCCGCTTCTACATAACCTCCTCCTCGCCGGCCCTCTCCCGCGGTGGCGCCAGCCTCCACCTCCGCTCGACACCAACCAGATCCCACCGCCACCGGTGGTGATTCCATCATCACCAACATCTCTTACAACGCTAATGTCCAGTCAATCCATAAACCAAGAATCGTTACAAAGCAACATTTTGAAGGTATATAAGAAGAGGCCTCTGTCTGAAAACTCTGATTATTCCCCCGTTGAGTTGAGACACCAAAAGATATTTCTCCAATCGCCATTAATTATCTAA
- the LOC142528928 gene encoding DNA ligase 1 produces the protein MTLLLNQYLNLSTKLLPIKLFISFSSKASFLFARSNPRFKAMSTSRPSAFDVLMSNSSKKKQSQQQKPQQSSPRKRKNPADISKTSSLNPNVSDSGSPVAKPIENAAENSQLIPKNSNLVQTGNALVETLSKDGEQVAIGPTIAEDTRASGSSKQGKIKSKELNSKQGGLGTADSDKDSVVVKKPRMSISPDESVVELKKKAAKFNVNGAAYWAVGERVPFMFVVKAFDAISKESGRIAITEIVCNMLRTVIETTPDDLVAVVYLLANRIASAHEGLELGIGDASIIKALAEACGGKEAHVKKQYKELGDLGLVAKASRSSQPLMRKPEALTVAKVFDTFRLIAKESGKDSQDKKKSHIKALLVAATDCEPQYLIRLLQTKLRIGLAEQTLLTALGHASVYSVKHSSPHAKVENPLEEAAKIVKQVYSVIPVYDKIVPALLSAGVWNLTKACSFSPGIPVGPMLAKPTKGVSEIVEKFQEMEFTCEYKYDGERAQIHYMDDGSVEIYSRNAERNTGKFPDVVAAVTRLKTPSVTSFVLDCELVAYDREKKKIQPFQILSTRARKNVALSEIKVNVCIYAFDILYLNGQQLLQEQLNVRRENLYKSFQEEVGFFQFATALTSNDLEEIQKFLEDAVSSSSEGLIIKTLNRDATYEPSKRSNNWLKLKKDYMESIGDSLDLVPIAAFHGRGKRTGVYGAFLLACYDNDKEEFQSICKIGTGFSEAVLEERSASLRSKVIPKPKSYYRYSDSLSPDVWFEPTEVWEVKAADLTISPVHRAAIGIVNAEKGISLRFPRLLRVREDKNPEQASSSDMVADMYNAQKHNQRDNQDDKEDD, from the exons ATGACTCTGCTGCTCAATCAGTATCTCAATCTCTCCACGAAACTACTCCCGATCAAACTGTTCATATCATTCTCTTCGAAGGCTTCGTTCCTCTTTGCGAGGTCAAACCCTAGATTCAAGGCGATGTCCACCTCTCGCCCCTCTGCATTCGATGTCCTCATGTCCAATTCTTCCAAGAAAAAGCAGTCACAGCAGCAGAAGCCGCAGCAATCCTCTCCCAGAAAGCGCAAAAACCCCGCTGACATTTCAAAAACTTCTAGTTTGAACCCTAATGTCAGTGATTCAGGTAGTCCCGTTGCTAAACCGATTGAAAATGCTGCGGAGAATAGTCAATTGATCCCCAAGAACTCAAATTTAGTCCAAACTGGAAATGCCCTTGTTGAGACTTTGTCAAAAGATGGCGAACAAGTTGCAATTGGTCCAACCATAGCTGAAGATACCCGTGCATCGGGGAGTTCAAAACAGGGGAAGATTAAAAGTAAAGAATTAAATTCCAAACAGGGTGGGTTGGGAACTGCTGATTCGGATAAAGATTCAGTGGTGGTGAAGAAGCCCAGAATGTCTATTAGTCCTGACGAGAGCGTAGTGGAGTTGAAGAAAAAAGCTGCGAAGTTCAATGTGAATGGGGCAGCATATTGGGCTGTGGGAGAGCGGGTGCCTTTTATGTTCGTAGTTAAGGCTTTTGATGCTATATCAAAGGAATCCGGGAGAATTGCTATTACTGAGATCGTGTGCAATATGCTTAGGACTGTGATCGAGACCACACCGGATGATTTAGTGGCTGTGGTGTACCTCTTGGCAAATAGGATTGCTTCTGCGCATGAGGGGTTGGAACTAGGAATTGGGGACGCTTCGATTATCAAGGCCCTTGCAGAGGCTTGTGGGGGTAAAGAAGCACATGTGAAGAAGCAGTACAAG GAGCTTGGAGATCTGGGTCTTGTGGCTAAAGCCAGTCGATCATCACAACCTTTGATGCGCAAACCAGAAGCATTAACTGTTGCCAAAGTTTTTGATACTTTTCGGCTTATTGCCAAG GAATCTGGCAAGGACAGTCAAGATAAAAAAAAGAGTCACATAAAAGCGCTACTAGTCGCAGCCACTGATTGTGAACCTCAGTATTTGATTCGTTTACTCCAG ACAAAGCTGCGTATTGGGCTGGCGGAACAAACTCTTTTGACCGCACTTGGACATGCTTCAGTTTATTCTGTGAAGCACTCATCACCTCATGCAAAGGTTGAGAATCCTCTAGAAGAG GCTGCAAAAATTGTCAAACAAGTTTATTCTGTAATTCCTGTGTATGATAAAATAGTCCCAGCTCTTCTTTCTGCGGGGGTATGGAATCTCACAAAGGCATGTAGCTTTTCTCCTGGTATTCCAGTTGGACCCATGTTAGCTAAACCAACAAAAGGAGTATCTGAAATTGTGGAAAAGTTTCAAGAAATGGAATTTACCTGTGAGTACAAGTACGATGGAGAACGTGCACAG ATACATTACATGGATGATGGTTCAGTTGAGATATACAGTAGAAACGCTGAAAGAAATACTGGAAAGTTTCCGGATGTTGTTGCTGCAGTCACTAG ATTAAAAACACCTTCAGTGACATCATTTGTACTCGATTGTGAACTAGTTGCATACGACCGAGAGAAGAAGAAAATCCAGCCTTTCCAG ATTCTCAGTACACGTGCTCGGAAAAATGTTGCGTTGAGTGAAATAAAAGTCAATGTGTGCATATATGCCTTTGATATTCTCTATCTTAACGGCCAGCAACTTCTACAGGAGCAACTTAATGTTCGTAGAGAG aATCTTTACAAGTCATTTCAGGAGGAAGTTGGATTTTTTCAGTTTGCTACTGCACTAACATCAAATGATCTCGAGGAAATACAAAAATTTCTTGAAGATGCTGTTAGTTCTAG CTCTGAGGGGTTGATTATCAAAACCTTGAATAGAGATGCAACATATGAGCCTTCAAAACGGTCTAATAACtggttaaaattgaaaaaagacTACATGGAGAG TATTGGTGATTCTTTGGATCTGGTTCCCATTGCTGCATTCCATGGAAGGGGAAAACGTACTG GTGTGTATGGCGCCTTTCTCCTTGCTTGTTATGATAATGACAAAGAGGAGTTTCAAAGCATTTGCAAAATCG GCACCGGCTTTTCCGAAGCAGTGCTTGAAGAACGTTCTGCCAGTCTTCGCTCTAAAGTTATTCCCAAGCCAAAG TCATATTACAGGTATTCAGATTCGTTAAGTCCAGATGTGTGGTTCGAACCAACTGAG GTTTGGGAGGTGAAAGCTGCAGATCTAACTATCAGCCCTGTTCATCGTGCTGCCATTGGTATTGTAAATGCTGAGAAG GGAATTTCTCTACGATTTCCACGGTTGCTGCGTGTTCGAGAAGATAAAAATCCAGAGCAGGCATCTTCATCTGATATG GTTGCTGATATGTATAATGCTCAGAAACACAATCAACGAGATAATCAAGACGATAAAGAGGATGATTGA